GCCCTTCGCCTGAACTCGAGAACTGGGGTGGAATGTTTATTGACGGGATTAAACTCTTTATCGTGGCGTTGATCTATGCAATACCGATCCTCATCCTGGAATTCCTTGCCTTTGGTACTGCCCTGGTATCGGTAATGATGACCGGGGATGCAGCAGCCATGACAACGGGTCTGGCCGGTGCAGGAGTTATTTTCCTCCTCTTTGTCATTGTGGCAATCGTGATTGGCCTGATCCTTGCAACTGCTTATGTCCGGTTTGCCCGCACTGACAGTATGGGAGAAGCGTTCAACTTCAATGCGATATTTGCCCATATTGGCAGGATCGGCTGGGTTACGTATATCATCGCACTCATCATCATGGGCATTATTGTGGGAATTATCGAGATGATCTGCATGCTTATTCCGGCAGTCGGTGGTATCATCCTGTTCATCATTCTGCCTATCCTCGTGCTCTTCTACACCCGCTACTTAACCCTGCTCTATGAAAGCGCAGGATCAGCATAACTACACAAATAATTTTTTTACTATTTTTAGTGCAGAACAGGTATTTTTATTCTGAAACCTGATGATTCCCGGGTAACACCAGTTTTTTTAAATGTCGTTTAAAAATATGGCATACGGTAAATTTTCCAATCGGTGTATGGTATTGAAGTATTCTGCAAAGGAAGATGACCGTAATACCTACTCAGTAAATCGTTGAATTAATCCGTCAATCAAAAAAGGGAGGAGTAATTTTCACTGGAAAAATTACCGCTGCACGGCACCGAGATTTGCCTGCTCAACGGTTTTTGCATACCGGGCAAGCACGCCGGTCAATTTCTTTTCCGGGTGTTTGAGGATATTCTTTCGTTGTTGCAGGATGGCCGCATCGACAAGGATATCGATCTTTTTTGCAAACAGATCAACGGCAATCAGGTCCCCTTCATTGATGAGGGCAATAGGTCCGCCAATCGCCGCTTCCGGTGCCACGTGTCCGATACAGGGACCCCGCGTGCCCCCGGAGAACCGTCCGTCCGTGATAAGAACAACCTTTGTGTATCCGAGACCCATAAGCGCAGATGTGGGAGAGAGCATCTCGGGCATGCCCGGTGCACCCCGGGGGCCTTCGTAACGGATGATGATAACGTCCCCTTCCTGGATTTTGCGGGCAAGAATGGCCTTCATAGCCAGTCCTTCACCATCAAAAACCCGGGCAGGTCCCGTGTGTTTCCACATCTCTTTGGGAACCGCCGCACTTTTCACAACTGCCCCGTCGGGCGCAAGAGAACCGGATAAAATTTTGAGTCCCCCTTCTTTGTTTATCGGGTTATCGAGACTGCGGATGACTTCTTCATTCCTGATGCCTGCATCTTTTGCAATCCGGAGGATTGTTTTACCTGAGACTGTGATGTTGTCGTCAAGATATGATTCCAGTCTTTTGAGGACTGCCGGAATTCCCCCGGACCGGTGAAGGGTCTGCATGGAATGGGGACCGGATGGCTGCATATAACAGAGGTGGGGGATCTCGTCGGCAAGCGATCGGAAATCGTCAAGGGTCAGGGGGATCTCCGCTTCAACAGCAATTGCCATCAGGTGCAGGACCGTGTTGGTTGACCCGCCCAGTGCCATATCCATCCGGATCGCATTGCGGAGACTCTCTCTCGTAATGATATCCCGGGGTTTGATTCCTTTT
The sequence above is drawn from the Methanomicrobiales archaeon HGW-Methanomicrobiales-1 genome and encodes:
- the ilvD gene encoding dihydroxy-acid dehydratase encodes the protein MRSDEVKTGYQRAPNRSLLRSLGVTEREMGLPFIGIANAYNTIVPGHTHLRQLTEKVREGIAAAGGVPFEFGVIGICDGIAMGHEGMRYSLPSRENIADSIELMAEAHRFDGIVCVGTCDKIVPGMLMAAARTNIPTIVLTGGPMLSGSLDGKDLSLIDVFEAVGKVAAGTMSEASLCELEGCAMPGCGSCQGLYTANTMACMTEAMGMSLPGCAAIPAVDSGKLRIARETGEAILPLVKKGIKPRDIITRESLRNAIRMDMALGGSTNTVLHLMAIAVEAEIPLTLDDFRSLADEIPHLCYMQPSGPHSMQTLHRSGGIPAVLKRLESYLDDNITVSGKTILRIAKDAGIRNEEVIRSLDNPINKEGGLKILSGSLAPDGAVVKSAAVPKEMWKHTGPARVFDGEGLAMKAILARKIQEGDVIIIRYEGPRGAPGMPEMLSPTSALMGLGYTKVVLITDGRFSGGTRGPCIGHVAPEAAIGGPIALINEGDLIAVDLFAKKIDILVDAAILQQRKNILKHPEKKLTGVLARYAKTVEQANLGAVQR